The following proteins are encoded in a genomic region of Arvicanthis niloticus isolate mArvNil1 chromosome 21, mArvNil1.pat.X, whole genome shotgun sequence:
- the LOC117693871 gene encoding proline-rich protein 23A3-like, whose protein sequence is MMRLRPRSPSADPAPSWSPQPPPAPSPAKRRRLHQEPARPEPLAQPELEAPGEPASSALTSVVFLAPGSALQLPLDGVDLLLEPEPSSVLQVSLQGHTILLVPEGLLTGPQPGQSGFVASSPQGAGTPDMPQDHLDGLQQETFCEYFYQEDVCDEDADLDFLAPWDRPPEGQASESLSSITGLPSPRSQDRVLEPYLLVPSTGAERYSPRSIYELDSNLLGPFPSSPLQPLPPSPPRSPQEEHPPRPPCSPRAPCKARKRLFCE, encoded by the coding sequence ATGATGCGCCTAAGGCCCCGCAGCCCCAGCGCCGACCCCGCGCCCTCCTGGTCACCGCAGCCACCACCAGCACCCAGCCCTGCCAAGCGCCGCCGCCTCCACCAGGAGCCCGCGCGCCCCGAGCCCCTGGCTCAGCCCGAGCTGGAAGCTCCCGGCGAACCCGCCAGCAGCGCGCTCACCTCCGTGGTGTTCCTGGCCCCGGGCAGCGCCCTTCAGCTGCCCCTGGACGGCGTCGACCTGCTGCTCGAGCCAGAGCCCTCCTCGGTCCTGCAAGTGTCGCTCCAAGGACACACCATTCTCCTGGTCCCCGAGGGACTCCTGACAGGACCCCAGCCCGGACAATCTGGATTCGTGGCCTCCAGCCCGCAGGGAGCCGGTACCCCGGACATGCCCCAGGATCACCTCGATGGCCTGCAGCAAGAAACCTTCTGTGAGTACTTCTACCAAGAGGATGTCTGTGATGAAGATGCAGACTTGGACTTCCTAGCGCCCTGGGATAGGCCTCCAGAGGGTCAGGCCTCTGAGAGCCTTTCCTCCATCACAGGGTTGCCCAGCCCTAGGTCTCAGGACCGTGTCCTAGAGCCATATCTTCTGGTGCCTTCCACTGGAGCAGAGCGATATTCTCCGAGGTCCATTTATGAACTGGACAGCAACCTGCTGGGACCTTTCCCTAGCTCACCactgcagcctctgcctccatctcctccgCGGAGTCCCCAAGAGGAGCATCCGCCACGCCCTCCATGCTCTCCAAGGGCCCCTTGCAAGGCCCGGAAGCGACTGTTCTGTGAATGA
- the LOC117693872 gene encoding proline-rich protein 23A3-like, whose translation MMRLRPRSPSADPAPSWSPQPPAPSPAKRRRLHQEPARPEPLAQPELEAPGEPASSALTSVVFLAPGSALQLPLDGVDLLLEPEPSSVLQVSLQGHTILLVPEGLQASTHFGQSGFVASSPQGAGTPDMPQDHLDGLQQETFCEYFYQEDVCDEDADLDFLAPWDRPPEGQASESLSSITGVPSPWSQDRVPEPYLLVPSTGAERYSPRSIYELDSNLLGPFPSSPLQPLPPSPPRSPQEEHPPRPPCSPRAPCKARKRLFYE comes from the coding sequence ATGATGCGCCTAAGGCCCCGCAGCCCCAGCGCCGACCCCGCGCCCTCCTGGTCACCGCAGCCACCAGCACCCAGCCCTGCCAAGCGCCGCCGCCTCCACCAGGAGCCCGCGCGCCCCGAGCCCCTGGCTCAGCCCGAGCTGGAAGCGCCCGGCGAACCCGCCAGCAGCGCGCTCACCTCCGTGGTGTTCCTGGCCCCGGGCAGCGCCCTGCAGCTGCCCCTGGACGGCGTCGACCTGCTGCTCGAGCCAGAGCCCTCCTCGGTCCTGCAAGTGTCGCTCCAAGGACACACCATTCTCCTGGTCCCCGAGGGACTCCAAGCCTCCACCCATTTTGGACAATCTGGATTCGTGGCCTCCAGCCCGCAGGGAGCCGGTACCCCGGACATGCCCCAGGATCACCTCGATGGCCTGCAGCAAGAAACCTTCTGTGAGTACTTCTACCAAGAGGATGTCTGTGATGAAGATGCAGACTTGGACTTCCTGGCGCCCTGGGATAGGCCTCCAGAGGGTCAGGCCTCTGAGAGCCTTTCCTCCATCACAGGGGTGCCCAGTCCTTGGTCTCAGGACCGCGTCCCAGAGCCATATCTTCTGGTACCTTCCACTGGAGCAGAGCGATATTCTCCGAGGTCCATTTATGAACTGGACAGCAACCTGCTGGGACCTTTCCCTAGCTCACCactgcagcctctgcctccatctcctccgCGGAGTCCCCAAGAGGAGCATCCGCCACGCCCTCCATGCTCTCCAAGGGCCCCTTGCAAGGCCCGGAAGCGACTGTTCTATGAATGA